The Macrobrachium nipponense isolate FS-2020 chromosome 27, ASM1510439v2, whole genome shotgun sequence genome includes a region encoding these proteins:
- the LOC135200874 gene encoding serum amyloid A-5 protein-like, producing the protein MKLLLAVVVLAAVAVSANGDPGFWDTVKKPFRFGKEAVQGAGDMVRAYSDMREANWKNSDKYFHARGNHDAARRGSGGRWAARVISNARERVDRLRGGSAASSAADQAANRWGRNGGNPNKYRPRGLPRKY; encoded by the exons ATGAAGCTGCTCCTCGCTGTGGTGGTTCTTGCAGCCGTTGCTGTCAGCGCTAATGGAGACCCAGGGTTCTGGGACACCGTCAAAAAACCTTTCAGATTCGGCAAGGAAGCCGTCCAGGGTGCAGGAGATATGGTCCGTGCTTATAG CGACATGCGAGAAGCCAACTGGAAGAACTCTGACAAGTACTTCCACGCAAGAGGGAACCACGATGCTGCCAGGAGGGGTTCGGGAGGAAGATGGGCAGCTAGAGTCATCAG CAATGCAAGGGAACGCGTCGACAGGCTGCGTGGAGGCAGTGCAGCTTCCAGCGCTGCTGACCAGGCAGCCAACCGTTGGGGACGAAATGGTGGCAATCCTAACAAGTACCGTCCCAGAGGTCTTCCTAGGAAGTACTGA
- the LOC135200875 gene encoding serum amyloid A-5 protein-like, with product MKLLLPVVVLAAVAVSANGHPGFWETTWNAAKTPFRFGKEAYQGSRDMLRAYTDMRAANWKDSDKYFHARGNYDAAQRGPGGAWAAKHISNARERLDILRGRDPADSVADQEANNWGRSGGDPNRYRPRGLPPKY from the exons ATGAAGCTGCTCCTACCTGTGGTGGTTCTTGCAGCCGTTGCTGTCAGCGCTAATGGACACCCAGGGTTCTGGGAGACAACCTGGAACGCTGCCAAAACACCTTTCAGATTCGGCAAGGAAGCCTATCAGGGCAGCAGAGATATGCTCCGCGCCTATAC GGACATGAGAGCAGCCAACTGGAAGGACTCGGACAAGTATTTCCATGCAAGAGGGAACTACGACGCTGCCCAGAGGGGTCCAGGGGGTGCCTGGGCGGCTAAACATATCAG CAATGCAAGGGAGAGACTAGACATATTGCGCGGAAGAGACCCGGCAGACAGTGTAGCTGACCAAGAAGCCAACAACTGGGGACGAAGTGGCGGAGATCCTAACAGGTACCGTCCTAGGGGGCTTCCTCCAAAGTACTAA
- the LOC135200873 gene encoding serum amyloid A-5 protein-like codes for MKLLLAVVVLAAVAVSANGHPGFWDTVKKPFRFGKEAVQGAGDMVRAYSDMREANWKNSDKYFHARGNHDAARRGSGGRWAARVISNARERVDRLRGGSAASSAADQAANRWGRNGGNPNKYRPRGLPRKY; via the exons ATGAAGCTGCTCCTCGCTGTGGTGGTTCTTGCAGCCGTTGCTGTCAGCGCTAATGGACACCCAGGGTTCTGGGACACCGTCAAAAAACCTTTCAGATTCGGCAAGGAAGCCGTCCAGGGTGCAGGAGATATGGTCCGTGCTTATAG TGACATGCGAGAAGCCAACTGGAAGAACTCTGACAAGTACTTCCACGCAAGAGGGAACCACGATGCTGCCAGGAGGGGTTCGGGAGGAAGATGGGCAGCTAGAGTCATCAG CAATGCAAGGGAACGCGTCGACAGGCTGCGTGGAGGCAGCGCAGCTTCCAGTGCTGCTGACCAGGCAGCCAACCGTTGGGGAAGAAATGGTGGCAATCCTAACAAGTACCGTCCCAGAGGTCTTCCTAGGAAGTACTGA